A window of Pan paniscus chromosome 10, NHGRI_mPanPan1-v2.0_pri, whole genome shotgun sequence contains these coding sequences:
- the LOC100978929 gene encoding heterogeneous nuclear ribonucleoprotein A1-like: MSKSESPKEPDQRRKLFIGGLSFETTNESLKSHCEQWGTLTDCAVMRDPNTKVAGTLGLSHMPLWRRWMRPRMQGHTSGWKICGTKESFLKRRFSKTRPLHSSLGDKSQTLSQKKKKKEDDDTEDHHLRDNFEQFGKIEVIEIKTDQGSGKKRDFAFVTFDNHDSVDKTVIQKYHTVNDHNCEVRKALSKQETASASSSQRGRSGSGNFGSGHGGGFGGSDNFGSGENFIVMVALVAAVVVVDMVAMGMAIMDLVMMEAILEVVEATMNFGNYNNQFSNFGPMKGGIFGVRSSGPCGGGGQCFAKPRNQGAYGGSSSSSSYGSGRRF; the protein is encoded by the exons ATGTCTAAGTCTGAGTCTCCTAAAGAGCCTGACCAGCGGAGGAAGCTCTTCATTGGAGGGTTGAGCTTTGAAACAACCAATGAGAGCCTGAAGAGCCATTGTGAGCAATGGGGAACGCTCACGGACTGTGCCGTAATGAGAGACCCAAACACCAAGGTTGCAGGGACtttgggtttgtcacatatgccACTATGGAGGAGGTGGATGCGGCCACGAATGCAAGGCCACACAAGTGGATGGAAGATTTGTGGAACCAAAGAGAGCTTTCTCAAGAGAAGATTCTCAAAGACCAG gccattgcactccagcctaggtgacaagagccagactctgtctcagaaaaaaaaaaaaaaagaagacgacGACACTGAAGATCATCACCTAAGAGATAattttgaacagtttggaaaaatTGAAGTGATTGAAATCAAGACTGACCAAGGCAGTGGCAAGAAAAGGGACTTTGCCTTTGTAACCTTTGACAACCATGACTCCGTGGATAAGACTGTCATTCAGAAATACCATACTGTGAATGACCACAACTGTGAAGTTAGGAAAGCACTGTCAAAGCAAGAGACAGCTAGCGCTTCATCTAGCCAAAGAGGTCGAAGTGGTTCTGGAAACTTTGGTAGTGGTCATGGAGGTGGTTTTGGTGGGAGTGACAACTTTGGTAGTGGAGAAAACTTCATAGTCATGGTGGCTTTGGTGGCAGCTGTGGTTGTGGTGGATATGGTGGCAATGGGGATGGCTATAATGGATTTGGTAATGATGGAAGCAATTTTGGAGGTGGTGGAAGCTACAATGAATTTTGGCAATTACAAcaatcagttttcaaattttggacCCATGAAGGGAGGAATCTTTGGAGTCAGAAGCTCTGGCCCCTGTGGTGGTGGAGGCCAATGCTTTGCCAAACCACGAAACCAAGGTGCCTATGGTGGTTCtagtagcagcagcagctatggcagtggcagaagattttaa